Proteins from a single region of Xenopus laevis strain J_2021 chromosome 9_10S, Xenopus_laevis_v10.1, whole genome shotgun sequence:
- the rpl38.S gene encoding 60S ribosomal protein L38, translating into MPRKIEEIKDFLLTARRKDAKSVKIKKNKDNVKFKVRCSKYLYTLVITDKEKAEKLKQSLPPGLSVKELK; encoded by the exons ATG CCTCGCAAAATTGAAGAGATCAAGGACTTCCTACTGACAGCCAGGAGAAAAGATGCAAAAT CTGTCAAGATCAAGAAAAACAAAGACAATGTTAAATTCAAGGTGCGCTGCAGCAAATACCTGTACACTCTGGTCATTACAGACAAAGAGAAGGCAGAGAAACTGAAACAGTCTCTACCACCTG GTCTGTCTGTGAAGGAACTGaaataa